In a genomic window of Helianthus annuus cultivar XRQ/B chromosome 10, HanXRQr2.0-SUNRISE, whole genome shotgun sequence:
- the LOC110920864 gene encoding uncharacterized protein LOC110920864: MGYNSTDGYLEILDELSDDQYSLPEDMINSLLGYVKSIYRSDSQNNYAKPMLWIGMYIAIASLVCILAMVADLLHGLRSRKLWFPCRFFRINAAYLSLIAIAMKLPVDLSGSMPGNVDQAGKLGSMAFMCTMMANLLPCLGTMDSNELLSNITALGILVITLVANVIIQIQTGVVSYSENARILELVAPKYDVKSLGVRKHRNAILAWIYVNLLLVLLIVHVCSCLAILKSKKIIQSRYEERHERASKDIQPSSEEFTVDKLQKHVRYHWIMAGSGSPEFITACFRTTSASGVICVLVTVFHTLTISWTIKSGWGKDDFDSDYSWSMKVILIVQFIGVVIGTIAPLARCFATLSFQVSSDIISKYFKVFEVEGYWTSKLYEWRRASIKLPFRSRPKLEVVTESLKRIILRPCMELQEGVVVLCKIISLVPFVFMICIVYCKCCLKWLVKADNFDENKDLRQYVLPLENEMELADRTLDRLSKSVNRLIEKGEKARPQDLEILIKNSDSGLKGVAKFDHIDHHRVPSLLSKVQDQEFWSLPVVSLTTIAISLLEKESNEVKSLLKSVWEGLRYVTLVEESLNVTDDNVSLQKEADTLWKEVLYDQKWLGIDIPFSKEKSAKHFVECLGRDVGDSPDPAKTAQKIVEWFRDTSKNIDKIKGGMDDDPIHRSICANSMYHITKTILLTYEANDDDSVSRKNLFDSLSSMIADIIAACLTNLPQVITKKCHNSAIEKWEESVKDAAILLGETKEIIKTLYKDHGKIISGMNPSDLPFINKWRAHLGNP, from the coding sequence ATGGGTTACAACTCAACAGATGGTTATCTTGAAATTTTGGATGAACTCAGCGATGATCAATACAGCCTTCCAGAAGACATGATTAATTCGTTGCTGGGTTACGTAAAGTCTATATACCGATCAGATTCGCAAAACAATTATGCCAAACCTATGTTATGGATTGGGATGTATATCGCCATAGCATCTCTGGTTTGCATCCTTGCCATGGTGGCTGATTTATTACATGGTTTACGTAGCAGAAAGCTATGGTTTCCGTGTAGATTTTTTAGAATTAATGCTGCTTACCTCTCTCTAATAGCTATTGCAATGAAGTTACCAGTGGATCTAAGTGGTTCCATGCCTGGTAATGTGGACCAAGCGGGAAAGCTCGGAAGCATGGCCTTTATGTGCACCATGATGGCGAATTTACTGCCTTGTTTAGGTACTATGGATAGCAATGAACTTTTGTCAAACATCACAGCTTTGGGTATTCTTGTAATCACCTTGGTTGCGAATGTAATCATACAAATTCAAACGGGCGTTGTGTCCTACAGTGAAAATGCTCGTATTCTTGAGCTTGTTGCTCCTAAATATGATGTCAAATCACTGGGCGTACGTAAACATCGCAATGCAATACTAGCCTGGATTTATGTGAATTTGTTACTCGTGTTGTTGATAGTGCACGTGTGTTCGTGTTTAGCgattctaaaatccaaaaagattatACAATCAAGATACGAAGAACGCCATGAAAGAGCTTCAAAAGACATCCAACCATCATCAGAAGAATTCACGGTTGATAAGTTGCAAAAGCATGTGAGGTACCACTGGATCATGGCAGGGAGTGGCAGTCCCGAATTCATAACAGCTTGCTTTCGTACCACATCTGCTTCGGGGGTAATATGTGTTTTAGTCACTGTCTTTCACACTCTTACTATCTCCTGGACGATTAAATCTGGTTGGGGTAAAGACGACTTTGATTCGGATTATAGTTGGTCCATGAAAGTGATTCTAATAGTACAATTTATCGGAGTGGTGATTGGTACAATTGCTCCGCTTGCTAGATGCTTCGCAACCTTAAGCTTTCAAGTGTCCTCCGATATCATTTCAAAATACTTTAAGGTCTTTGAAGTAGAAGGCTATTGGACTAGCAAGTTATATGAATGGAGACGTGCTAGCATAAAACTCCCATTTCGAAGCCGCCCCAAACTCGAGGTGGTCACGGAGAGTTTGAAAAGGATAATTCTCAGACCTTGTATGGAACTTCAGGAGGGAGTTGTGGTGTTGTGCAAGATAATATCTTTGGTCCCGTTTGTTTTTATGATATGTATCGTGTATTGTAAATGTTGTTTGAAGTGGTTAGTGAAGGCTGACAACTTTGATGAAAACAAAGATCTTCGCCAGTATGTTTTGCCTCTTGAAAATGAGATGGAGCTTGCTGACAGAACATTGGATCGCCTTTCAAAGTCTGTGAACCGATTGATCGAAAAGGGTGAAAAAGCACGACCCCAAGATCTTGAAATCCTGATAAAAAATTCAGATAGTGGTCTTAAAGGAGTTGCAAAGTTTGACCACATTGATCACCATCGTGTTCCATCTTTACTATCAAAAGTACAAGATCAAGAATTTTGGAGCTTACCAGTTGTAAGCTTAACAACCATTGCCATTTCTCTTCTTGAGAAAGAAAGTAATGAAGTTAAAAGCTTGTTGAAAAGTGTGTGGGAAGGTCTAAGATATGTCACACTGGTGGAAGAAAGTCTCAATGTTACCGATGACAATGTAAGCCTTCAAAAGGAAGCTGATACGTTGTGGAAAGAAGTTCTTTACGACCAAAAATGGTTAGGGATCGACATTCCATTTTCTAAAGAGAAATCAGCTAAACACTTTGTTGAATGTTTAGGACGCGACGTTGGCGACTCTCCAGATCCAGCAAAAACAGCTCAAAAGATTGTTGAATGGTTCAGGGATACATCTAAAAACATAGATAAAATCAAAGGAGGCATGGATGATGATCCCATACACCGGTCTATCTGTGCCAACTCAATGTATCATATAACCAAAACAATCCTGCTTACCTACGAAGCCAACGATGACGACAGTGTCAGCCGAAAAAATCTTTTTGATAGTCTATCATCAATGATCGCTGACATAATAGCTGCTTGTCTGACCAACTTACCACAAGTCATAACAAAGAAATGCCACAATAGTGCGATAGAGAAATGGGAAGAGAGTGTCAAAGATGCAGCCATACTTCTAGGTGAGACTAAAGAAATAATCAAAACCCTTTATAAAGATCACGGTAAAATTATTTCAGGCATGAATCCAAGTGACTTGCCATTTATCAACAAGTGGCGCGCACATTTAGGGAATCCCTAA